One part of the Prochlorococcus marinus str. MIT 9313 genome encodes these proteins:
- a CDS encoding calcium-binding protein: MIVSDADDSLAGASADEVIFGGRGDDVLLGGAGDDQVAGGNGDDWLYGGFGDDTLKGDRGADTYWLSRGVDVIIVFSFAENDRISVGDGVLCSLRQAGDDLSIRADGIHTTLLDVDKDEFLAADVIDYI; encoded by the coding sequence ATGATTGTTTCTGATGCTGATGATTCCTTGGCTGGAGCATCTGCAGATGAAGTGATCTTTGGCGGTCGTGGTGATGATGTTCTACTAGGAGGCGCTGGAGATGATCAAGTTGCTGGAGGAAATGGCGATGATTGGCTATATGGTGGTTTCGGTGATGACACCCTTAAAGGTGATCGTGGAGCTGACACCTACTGGCTGAGTCGTGGTGTTGATGTGATCATCGTCTTTTCATTCGCTGAAAACGATCGCATCTCTGTTGGTGATGGGGTTCTGTGTTCCCTGAGGCAAGCCGGAGATGATCTATCGATCAGAGCAGACGGCATTCACACCACCCTTCTGGATGTTGATAAGGATGAGTTCCTAGCTGCAGATGTGATTGATTACATCTGA
- a CDS encoding bifunctional cobalt-precorrin-7 (C(5))-methyltransferase/cobalt-precorrin-6B (C(15))-methyltransferase, translating into MPASISSAAIHIIGTDAAGLDHLATPLHELVLSAQGLAAPTRLLQQLPSWWQQQQTDQPLPELMASDQPEALIAWLHQRQGTAIVLASGDPLWFGIGRRLLEACSADQLHFHPAPCSLQLAFARLGRPWQDAAWISLHGRDPAPLAQKLQQRPAALAVLTDPNRGGAEEVRTILRASGLEAAYAVWLCEQLGHANERVQRLTPQDALPSDLHPLHMVVLLAEQAAPAGDPAKLPLFGLDDGLFLQHDDRPGLMSKRELRVQLLSELELPEQGVLWDLGAGVGSVGLEALRLRPQLQLLAVEKRGGGAALIKANAARLAVHPAAVLEVEALSLLNGTDLPAKLSNPDRVLLGGGGRQGAALLKAVLQKLQPHGVVVIPLVTVEAMAELKPLLQDCGCTVKVSQHQAWRGLPLANGTRMAPMNPVMILKGTMP; encoded by the coding sequence ATGCCCGCCTCAATCAGCTCCGCAGCGATCCACATCATCGGCACCGATGCCGCAGGCCTAGATCACCTTGCTACTCCATTGCACGAGCTAGTGCTCTCAGCCCAAGGGCTGGCTGCACCAACTCGGTTATTGCAACAGCTGCCGAGCTGGTGGCAGCAGCAGCAAACGGATCAGCCTTTGCCAGAACTGATGGCGAGCGATCAACCAGAGGCTCTGATTGCCTGGTTGCACCAGCGGCAGGGCACAGCCATCGTGCTAGCCAGCGGCGATCCGCTCTGGTTCGGCATCGGCAGGCGGCTACTCGAGGCCTGTTCTGCTGATCAGCTGCACTTTCATCCAGCACCTTGTTCGCTGCAACTAGCCTTTGCCCGGCTTGGACGCCCTTGGCAGGATGCCGCCTGGATCAGCCTGCATGGCCGTGACCCGGCCCCCTTAGCTCAAAAGCTGCAACAACGCCCCGCAGCTCTAGCTGTACTAACCGATCCCAACCGCGGTGGAGCCGAAGAGGTGCGTACGATTTTGCGCGCTTCTGGCCTAGAAGCTGCCTATGCAGTGTGGCTTTGCGAACAGCTCGGACACGCCAATGAACGGGTGCAACGGCTGACGCCACAGGATGCCTTGCCATCGGATCTTCATCCCCTACACATGGTGGTGCTGCTTGCCGAACAAGCTGCTCCAGCAGGAGATCCAGCCAAGCTTCCATTGTTCGGTCTTGACGATGGCTTGTTCCTGCAACACGACGATCGCCCTGGCCTGATGAGCAAACGGGAGCTCCGTGTTCAGCTCCTCTCAGAGTTAGAGCTACCAGAACAGGGCGTGCTCTGGGATTTAGGTGCCGGCGTCGGCAGCGTTGGCTTAGAAGCCCTACGCTTGCGCCCACAACTGCAATTGCTTGCTGTTGAAAAGCGTGGCGGCGGCGCAGCGCTGATTAAGGCAAATGCTGCCCGGCTTGCCGTTCATCCTGCTGCTGTGCTCGAAGTTGAGGCCCTCAGCCTGCTGAATGGAACTGATCTACCAGCAAAACTCAGCAACCCCGACCGGGTGCTCCTAGGGGGTGGCGGCCGCCAGGGAGCTGCTCTACTCAAGGCCGTATTGCAAAAACTTCAACCACATGGAGTCGTCGTGATTCCACTGGTAACCGTTGAGGCCATGGCAGAACTCAAGCCCTTACTTCAAGATTGCGGTTGCACCGTGAAAGTGAGTCAACACCAAGCCTGGAGGGGCCTGCCGCTGGCAAACGGCACACGCATGGCGCCGATGAACCCGGTGATGATCCTCAAAGGCACGATGCCTTAA
- a CDS encoding NAD(+) kinase, with product MPCVGLIVNDGKELAVETALTLQSRLEQAGIEVVRASSSGGMVGFANPDQHLRLLGYNACVPEGFDASMALAIVLGGDGTVLSAARQTAPVQVPILTINTGHLGFLAEAYLADLDRVIEQVLNKQWTIEERCTLVVSVLRGDQCRWEALSLNEMALHREPLTSMCHFEVAIGRHAPVDISADGVILSTPTGSTAYALSAGGPVITPECPVLQLAPIAPHSLASRALVFSDQEPVTVFPATADRLMMVVDGSAGCYVWPEDRVLIRRSDHPVRFVRLADHEFFQVLRNKLGWGLPHVAKPDRP from the coding sequence GTGCCCTGTGTCGGACTGATCGTTAATGACGGCAAAGAGTTGGCGGTAGAGACCGCATTGACCCTTCAGTCGCGGCTTGAACAGGCTGGTATCGAAGTGGTCAGAGCAAGTAGTTCTGGTGGAATGGTTGGCTTTGCCAATCCAGATCAGCATTTGCGCCTGCTTGGTTACAACGCGTGCGTACCTGAGGGTTTCGATGCCTCGATGGCACTGGCGATTGTTCTGGGTGGTGATGGCACCGTGCTTTCGGCGGCACGGCAGACAGCTCCTGTGCAGGTGCCAATCCTCACCATCAACACCGGACACCTTGGCTTCCTGGCGGAGGCCTATTTGGCTGATCTCGATCGGGTGATTGAGCAGGTGCTTAACAAGCAGTGGACGATTGAGGAGCGTTGCACCCTGGTGGTGAGTGTGTTGCGCGGTGATCAGTGCCGCTGGGAGGCACTCTCTTTGAATGAAATGGCCTTGCATCGTGAACCACTCACCAGCATGTGTCATTTCGAAGTCGCGATCGGTCGCCATGCGCCAGTGGATATCTCTGCTGATGGTGTGATCCTCTCGACGCCTACGGGATCAACGGCTTATGCACTCAGTGCAGGAGGCCCGGTGATTACACCTGAGTGCCCGGTGCTTCAGCTTGCACCGATTGCCCCTCATTCGCTGGCGTCAAGAGCGCTGGTTTTCAGCGACCAGGAGCCAGTGACTGTGTTTCCAGCGACGGCGGATCGCTTGATGATGGTGGTTGATGGCAGTGCGGGTTGTTATGTGTGGCCAGAAGACCGAGTACTGATTCGTCGTAGTGATCATCCTGTGAGATTTGTGCGCTTGGCAGATCACGAGTTCTTCCAGGTGTTGCGCAACAAGTTGGGCTGGGGTTTGCCGCATGTTGCCAAACCTGATCGACCATGA
- a CDS encoding DUF192 domain-containing protein translates to MTCRALCLQWGGERLRFPLLWGGLAVGLSVLSAIGVRAEPSPQYLPLEAQWCLKSGTCLLLEVADKAEEQRLGLMQRHALPSGQGMWFPFQPARRLRFWMHNTLAALDMVFVDQGRVIAIEAAVPVCPHLPCPSYGPKLPADGVVELAAGEAARLSIKVGDVVQIQPLPKLVDWQP, encoded by the coding sequence ATGACCTGTAGGGCCCTCTGCTTGCAGTGGGGGGGGGAGAGATTGCGGTTTCCTTTGCTCTGGGGAGGGCTGGCGGTAGGTCTCAGCGTTCTTTCAGCTATTGGGGTGCGGGCAGAACCCTCGCCTCAGTATTTGCCTCTCGAAGCTCAGTGGTGCCTTAAAAGCGGTACTTGTTTGTTATTGGAGGTAGCCGATAAGGCAGAAGAACAGCGCTTGGGATTGATGCAGCGCCATGCCTTGCCATCAGGCCAGGGCATGTGGTTTCCGTTTCAGCCTGCGAGGCGATTGCGTTTTTGGATGCACAACACCTTGGCTGCGCTTGACATGGTGTTTGTTGATCAGGGTCGGGTGATTGCGATTGAGGCGGCTGTACCTGTTTGCCCGCATTTGCCCTGCCCGAGTTATGGCCCGAAGCTGCCGGCGGATGGAGTGGTGGAGTTGGCGGCCGGGGAGGCAGCACGGCTATCCATCAAGGTTGGTGATGTTGTGCAGATTCAACCTTTGCCGAAGCTTGTTGATTGGCAGCCTTAA